CTCGAAGAGCTCGCGCGTCCCGGCGTGGCTGCGAGCGCTCAGCCGCGGCCAGCTTTTGGACGGTCTGTACGCGCGCGAGCTCGTTCGCGCGCTCGATGCGGAGCATGAACGCTAACCGCGCGCTGCTCTACTGCGCGGGCGGTGGTATCGGCGATTCGCTGGTCGCGTCGATTGTCGCGCGGGCGATGCGGCAGCGATTCTCGTCGGTTGACGCCTTGACGCTTCGGGGACACGCCGAGTTGCTGGAACGCGTGCCCGACGTCGATCGGGTCTTCGTCGACGAGGGCGACGAGCGCGCGCTCGCCGAGCGCATGAGCCGCGAAGCATACTCCGCCTGCATCGTCACCTGGGCGACGTCGAGGACGGCGGCGGTCCCTTGGCGGGCTGGCATTGCCGTTCGCGTCGGGCAGGCGCGTCGCTTTTATTCGTACCGCTTCACCAAGCGGGTCGTCGTCCGCAGCGAACGCGGCGACGTCACCTCGCACTGGTCCGACGTGCTGCTCGATTTTGCGCGCGCGATCGGCTGCGATACCGACGACCGCCGCTATCGATTCTTACCGACGCCGCACGACGAAGCCGAGGCGGCGAAGATCGCCGGCGGCCGCGGTGAGTTCATCCTGCTCAATCCGTGCAACGCGATCGCCGCGCGGCGCCGCTGGCCGGTCGATGGGTGGGCGACGCTCGCGGCGGCGTTGCGCGAACGTTACGGCGTCGAAGTGCTCGTGAGCGGTTCTCGTGCCGATGCGCCGCTGGCCGAAGCCGTCGCCC
The DNA window shown above is from Candidatus Cybelea sp. and carries:
- a CDS encoding glycosyltransferase family 9 protein, with translation MNANRALLYCAGGGIGDSLVASIVARAMRQRFSSVDALTLRGHAELLERVPDVDRVFVDEGDERALAERMSREAYSACIVTWATSRTAAVPWRAGIAVRVGQARRFYSYRFTKRVVVRSERGDVTSHWSDVLLDFARAIGCDTDDRRYRFLPTPHDEAEAAKIAGGRGEFILLNPCNAIAARRRWPVDGWATLAAALRERYGVEVLVSGSRADAPLAEAVARVAGGDGIASIAGCTSLGSFGALARRARAFVGITTGSMHVAAAVGCPTVGIFPFQSDYPERWSPLGDRTAIVRATYRCHRGDTKERCRDYACIERLDQTRILAAADSLL